The genomic interval CGTTCGTCCATCGGCAGCGACGAGACGAATCAAATTATCGACGAGTCGAGTCTTCAACCTGTCATTTACCGTCTTGCATCGCCGCGCCGACGTGGCACTATAGGTGGTGGGTCGGCCACGGGGGCACCCCAAGAAATTGTATCAGGCTGCAAGTGGCGGATTTCCGTCGTCCATCGCATATGGACCCGGAAAAACCCTTTCTGCGCCCAAATAAAGTGCCCCGTGGAGAGGTTTAGATGCTAGGATCGGGGCTTCGCCCCGAGTCGAACAAGACAGGAACAAGGCGCACCGATGTGCGCGGTCGGAACGGGGGCGAATGCAATGGATTTTCGGGAAAGCGAACGGGTGGAGACGAGCGACGTGGCGACGATGGAACTGGCGAAGACTGACGCTCCGGCGGCACCCGAATCGACGGGCGAATCGCCTGCAGATGCGAAGCCCGCGGCGAAGCTCAACGACGGCAGCGAGCCCAAGGTGCATGCGCGCCGCTTCGCCATCGTGACCGACGCGAGCCGCGACGCGCTGCTCACCGATTTCGGCAAGGAAACACTGCAGGACCGCTATCTCCTGCCCGGCGAATCCTATCAGGACCTCTTCGCGCGCGTCGCCGACGCCTATGCCGACGATCAGGATCACGCGCAGCGCCTCTACGACTATATCTCGAAGCTCTGGTTCATGCCCGCGACCCCCGTTCTCTCGAACGGCGGCACCGGCCGCGGCCTGCCGATCAGCTGCTATCTGAACTCGGTCGATGACAGCCTCGAAGGCATCGTCGGCACGTGGAACGAGAATGTCTGGCTCGCCAGCCGCGGCGGCGGCATCGGCACCTATTGGGGCGCGGTGCGCGGCATCGGCGAACCCGTCGGCCTCAACGGCAAGACCAGCGGCATCATTCCCTTCGTCCGCGTGATGGACAGCCTAACCCTCGCGATCAGCCAGGGCTCGCTCCGCCGCGGCTCGGCCGCCTGCTATCTCGACATCTCGCACCCCGAGATCGAGGAGTTTCTCGAGGTCCGCAAGCCCTCGGGCGACTTCAACCGCAAGGCATTGAACCTCCACCACGGCGTGCTGATCACCGACGAGTTCATGGAGGCCGTCCGCGACGGCGCCGAATTCAACCTGCGCAGCCCCAAGGACCAGAGCGTCCGCGGCACCGTCGACGCACGCGGCCTGTTCCAGAAGCTCGTCGAAACGCGCCTCGCGACCGGCGAGCCCTATATCATCTTCATCGATCAGGTGAACCGCATGATGCCCAAGCATCATCGCGACCTCGGGCTCAAGGTTTCGACCTCGAACCTCTGCTCCGAAATCACGCTGCCGACGGGCCGCGACCATCTCGGCAACGATCGCACCGCGGTCTGCTGCCTCTCGTCCTTGAACCTCGAAACCTGGGACGAGTGGAACGGCGACAAGCGTTTCATCGAAGACGTCATGCGCATGCTCGACAATGTGCTGCAGGACTATATCGACCGCGCCCCGCCCGAAATGGCGCGCGCCAAATATAGCGCGAGCCGCGAACGCTCGGTCGGCCTCGGCGTCATGGGCTTCCACAGCTTCCTCCAGGCGCGCGGCCTGCCCTTCGAGGGCGCGATGGCGAAATCGTCGAACCTGCGCGTCTTCAAGCATATCCGCGCGCAGGTCGATCAGGCGTCGATGCTGCTCGCCAACGAGCGCGGCCCCTGCCCCGACGCCGCCGATCAGGGCGTGATGGAACGCTTTTCGTGCAAGATGGCGATCGCGCCGACCGCGTCGATCAGCATCATCTGCGGCGGCACCAGCGCGTGCATCGAGCCGATCCCCGCGAACATCTACACCCACAAGACGCTCTCGGGCAGTTTCTCGATCCGCAACCCGCATTTGGAAGCCCTGCTCGTCGACAAGGCGAAGAACAGCGACGCGGTGTGGAACTCGATCCTCGAACGCGGCGGCAGCGTCCAGCACCTCGACTTCCTGACGCAGGACGAAAAGGACGTGTTCAAGACCAGCTTCGAGATCGACCAGCGCTGGCTGCTCGAACTCGCCGCCGACCGCACCCCC from uncultured Sphingopyxis sp. carries:
- a CDS encoding ribonucleoside-diphosphate reductase subunit alpha codes for the protein MDFRESERVETSDVATMELAKTDAPAAPESTGESPADAKPAAKLNDGSEPKVHARRFAIVTDASRDALLTDFGKETLQDRYLLPGESYQDLFARVADAYADDQDHAQRLYDYISKLWFMPATPVLSNGGTGRGLPISCYLNSVDDSLEGIVGTWNENVWLASRGGGIGTYWGAVRGIGEPVGLNGKTSGIIPFVRVMDSLTLAISQGSLRRGSAACYLDISHPEIEEFLEVRKPSGDFNRKALNLHHGVLITDEFMEAVRDGAEFNLRSPKDQSVRGTVDARGLFQKLVETRLATGEPYIIFIDQVNRMMPKHHRDLGLKVSTSNLCSEITLPTGRDHLGNDRTAVCCLSSLNLETWDEWNGDKRFIEDVMRMLDNVLQDYIDRAPPEMARAKYSASRERSVGLGVMGFHSFLQARGLPFEGAMAKSSNLRVFKHIRAQVDQASMLLANERGPCPDAADQGVMERFSCKMAIAPTASISIICGGTSACIEPIPANIYTHKTLSGSFSIRNPHLEALLVDKAKNSDAVWNSILERGGSVQHLDFLTQDEKDVFKTSFEIDQRWLLELAADRTPYIDQAASLNLFIPADVEKWDLLMLHYRAWELGIKSLYYLRSKSVQRAGFAGGVEADNTPEAAKFELSAESTDYDECLACQ